Below is a genomic region from Ictalurus punctatus breed USDA103 chromosome 12, Coco_2.0, whole genome shotgun sequence.
gctttgcgtgttattcatgttcaactggttgtactgggcttagatttgtgtctttttgaatcatttacgctctatggcacctttttacggttttgctgtatgggctgtgttccaattgatctgtgtttgatcatttcctccCTTCGCTCAAACATTGTGTTTGAGAAGGCCTTCATAGTTGAACGGTTGTTTTCCTCAGCTTTGGATTTAGCTGTAGGGCCCAGaggtttttggagtttgaagaggaggcgataaaagatttggaacacagccctgtttACCTTTCCGGGGTTCCCCGGCTTTTTTCCGTCACCCGTCACCTCCTAACCGAGCTCAATTCTGCTGCAGTTTTTTAGCCACAAGCTGCTGGGGCTTGACTTCTGAGGCCTTATCCTGTTAAGCGGCCGCACTATGGCAAAAAGGAGAGTTCAGTATGCCGACTGTATGAGCTTcagttgaatgtgtatgtggtcgaactcttggtaggacagtccagtatattacagacgaacacagacgaaaacatccacaaggcttctactaaatattgttgaatgtcCGCTCGTATGCAACTCTCCAACAGTGTCACGTCCTATCGAGAGTTTCAGTCGATGTTTATAATCTAACACAATGGGATTTTTTTACTCTGTTGTAATTTTCTTGACCACTTTAACGCAGCATCTCTGGTGTTACTTTTgtcaaaaatgtagaacaccagagacgaggcaatgacgacgtgatctcgttccttcgtgtgtttttgcctcagatTCTGGCGACTGTTCAGACTCTGTTTGTAGCGAAATTTCAAATCCACAAATGCCTTGAACaacgtacattttcaacaatccgtTTAAATCGACTGGTCCATTTCCGCTGCACGGTGGATTTGAAGGATGCACTGTGATTAGTGTGGCGATGTCTGGGAATCGAGTTTCTGAAAAGGCCACGAGTTGGAGGGTACATTTTGTTTCTAAGGACATCTGGGCTCTTGGTGTCTTTTGGATAGGAACTTCAAAACTTTTTCTATAAGGGTGAAAACAGATGCATGCTTAGATTCTTTATCTGTAGACAGTTTATCTTGCTTACTACATTGACATATGAAGTTTGGACGGGTTCTGTAGAAAGAGATTAacattaagggggaaaaaaacaatgtaaaaataaaatactgaaagtgaatttgtcctggattgttttatttattattttccattgggATGTCAAAAGCTTCTTCAACTTGGCCACAAGTCTAACAAAGTCAGGTACATTGTCAAGTATTGCCCCAAAATACCTCTATGGTAGATAGATGTGCTCACTGATCACTtgtacatgtgctcattcatacaattatccaatcagccaatcatatggcaacaccacaatgtacaacatcaagcaggatcagatgaagagcttcagtcaatattcacatcaaacaccagaatgtaatccagtgattttatccgtggcatggttgtagattctaaatggtctggtttgagtattccagaaactgcggctctcctaggatttccacacacacacacacacacacacacacacacacgtgtgaaaaacatccggtaagtggcagttctcggggtggaaacaccttgttgacgaaaggagaatggccagactgggtcaagttaataggacggccatggtaacatcaaataacctctctttacatacatggtgagcagaaaagcatctcaggatgcacagcatgccaagccttgagaacagtagaaaacctcattgatccaagatccatttttaagtattaaggatttataaaatgtgacactaggttacttctctatagttaaaaaaattgcaaacaggaatgtgtgtgtgtgtgtgtgtgtgtgtgtgcgcgcttcatactcatccactccctacttgtgcccgagtgtattcattgagtaaagacagtgtgtgctcttaaatgtatgtatgtgtgtgtgtgcgcgtgtgtatttagacagcagtgtgaagtggtgtaccactatgtgaggagggagaagtatgctctgaggatgaggagatggagcaggatgacgtggcctctctctggagctcctccacgttcttcacgcaaaaacaataactctctcagattctgatggagcggcatctacataatcaacaaagcacacaaacatcagtttcgttctgggacaccgattttctaaatcattccattcgctttctatttatttatgtatcattattaaaagatcagtcatcaagccggtgtaaccttaatctttatcgctagctgctcctgaagtgttttggaaatcgtttcagccacgtcatgttcactcaccgtccactttattaggaacacctgtacgttcatgtagttttctaaccagccaatcatgaaatatacaggaatatagGGGAATCTCAAGAAAACtccatttcaacacacttaaaaataaaaaaatctcacaatgttggatttgagtttgtaatgcagtgagcacaaccaaggagtgcattttaaaaagaaaactacaatgttgttgaagactgaaacctgtacctacaaactagaactgaaaatggaaccactgaagagtcaacagtgtcagagatcctcgtgtgtccagttccactgtgtacggcactttttatgcttaccgacccattactccagcttttgtgtttttttagctttgtgctgatagaaatggttttgtttttttaaagcaaacttggtgttaaaacccagaaacatctagtaataaaaagtgacattcatcatgtgtctgaagtgacactgttcagttatacaagtaactgggtattttggtatatattggaaacactatttttgagcatttccccAGAATTTCACAGAGTGTGGTTTGCAGTATAAGCACCTGTGGTCTCATGCGTGGGTTCCAGCGCACATAATAACCCACCCAGAGCTCCAGATGTGTGAGACTGGCCAGTGGATACAGCACCTGGTTTTTACAGTCCACATAGAACGGGTTAGTGAAGTCCTCCGGCTGACTGTTAATGTAGGACCACAGTGACTGTTTTACCctgtacttcctaaaaacaaaaaagagagagagagacagagagagaagtcataagacacttagacaaattcatttccattcagaaaaatcagacaggctggaaagcctccgcccattagtggagaaacgtggagcgtaccttttccattctctcctgctcactgctgtgtatagtaagatgcttaaatgtggatctgcacaataacgcctgaacagataatcagtctttgttcagtacggaaattatatttaattcttacaattagagtcctcttcaaaagtattggaacatcaaggccaattcacttgcttttgctgtatactgaagacatttgggtttgagataaaagacgaatatgagacgatagatcagaatttcagctttcatttcctcatatttacatctagacgtgttacacagcttaaaatatggcagcttttttgaagccatcctattcattaactgttcaaaaatactggaacgagtgactgatgtttttttcttgctggcCAGGTGTACCTCGTTAAATGgactttaaagaatgaatagctctgaatgtcttctcttggtttgagccctgggtttcacctgtggagacagcatttgttgttaaaaagaataaaccgacatgaagaccagagagctgtctatgggagaaaagcaagccattttgaagctgcgaaaagaggaaaaaccggtctgaaccattgcacaaacatggggcatagccaaagaacaatttggaatgtcctggaaaagagagttagttctcattatgatctcttactttataacattaaaataaaacaatagttccctcacaaacctctcttttttccccctaactcttgaaatgaataagacttgcaatgttactgagaaactggaaagtgcaatgtcctctctgccgtgacactggagaatacttccataaaacttccataaatagataacttataaatcttaactagatcacaatgatcatacgtctttttctttaagtgacatgtttataatatgtttacgaTTAAGCTTAGAATATGTATTGCGTACGCCATACTAGACCCTGTgaaagagctgttactataggaacgagcacatcactataaagctgtaatttcccttgcagctggaatcagaatcttgctgttacagaaatgtctccaacaccttctgaccaatcagattggagaattcaacagtgttgtggtgtaaagcatcagtagctgacctgtctcatcatctgccacacacagtcgatgaactgcacaaagagaggggatcgttccgagttggcgtgattctcatctccaaggccgacacgctgagaaacacacagagagagaaagatggggttaaatatacatgcgTTCACGCGCCCACACACAACCATGCCCTCACTGCTCATACGCACCGAGGCCAgcttgtgtccgaagctgatccactccttctcgatcagtacctggaacttgtgtccgaagctgaatctaactgatatctgatattaaattattgtgaattatctatattttacactttattaccccatatctatctaattatatatatatatatatatatatatatggtaaatcgTGCACATCGGAGCAACTTCATCCCGACCTTTGTCTGCATTCAGGGGTGCTAAGGAGCTCCTCGACCATGCCCATGCCCaatgtaagttacattttcactggTGCTGGCGCGTCTACCGAGTTTTGGGagttttcagccatgtttaGGTCCTTAAAAACGACAagaatgcatgaaataaacaataaacaccagaaaatcAAAAGGGCCCTGCACATCCGGTGCATGCGCCCTCCGGTGGTCACCGGAAGCGCTGCACCTTCGGTGCTCTGCcccaataataaacagcagatccaatagggctttgcagcagcggtgctcgggccctaaaaagcagaataaagcacCAACAGAAGACACAGAAGCACAAAAGCGCAAAGGCAAGTAAGGATAATTACAGAAACGGTTACATTACAGAGATCCCCACAATGTGatccatgaccacagtaacatgacaagaagcttcacctcagaccagtcaccaattgttgtaggaaggtgaaagtggctgccttaaaatatttttacctcaaagtgatttgtagcgcgcgcgcacgcacacacacacacacacacacacacacacacacacacggtggaaaGGGTGTAGCAAAAATCATGCAACTATTGTGGgaaaaagaggggggaaaaaccctgatactttgtacctgatgcatcatcttttataattgtgattaatggtccattagagaagaaaaaatccattccattctttgattacttatttggcatacagtgaatattcacactttaaggccatgtggaacaatttccaaaatgcatttaaatggggtaaattgtgtacattgaaccgagagtactagacatgtttgctaaaagcaacacaaaggctttattcacactgcaggaattttatattgtgtgtttagattttttcttttagacagactgttcaactgcaaatttgttctggtgaatgacaggcattcaaaatctttctgcagaactcggttgaagattctgtacatcagagattcatctgaacttcaacaaaacatttcacatttatagagtTCTGTCTACGgtcatcaagtaatcacatttataagtttatttattacctctcccctctgttggctcaaatatagcctattacccaaaaacacttaaaattcaacatagaagccaacactcacatctacctctgagcccagttggagatagaaaaaaagacaccagccgtgagtgagaagaagcaagggtccagatttattgttccgttccaccacacgagatccacaccgatgagaattctcagaagtgatgagCTTAAGCTCCTGCATATCCTccatactgtcctgcatatcctactattctgtttttttatagagagtttctctattacaataagattattaaagttattcatgtgtgtgtatgttgtgtctacttgcccgcccttgactgtacgagcgcgcgtgtgtgtattagcactcctcagctcagctcgtatacctctttttgacttttttgactactactgctcttaaagatctttaaagtgtaattccaatttgtcaatgtccgcctaatcccgcttctgtgtgtctaggtgcccatcttttcttcttctcccctttgctggatgctaggtctcccttatgtttattttatgacattttttatccacaacacctccgtgatggatatttacaccccccgttgcctcagcagaggaaaaaccatcattgaggacagctctcaccctggctctgatctgttgccctcagggagacgttacaggtgcatcagaacaaggactaatagattcaagaatagttttttccccaaaagctataatcattctaaacacacatgtactgatttcacagtataggtatatagtgtctcagaactgtgcattttatagtaCCCCCCACTTAACCATAGTTAAGAgccaaatctccaccattctgaaagCATAAAGCacgtattcatgtgtaaacaaacgtgttttatctatggaaaataaatgaacattagaacagatttacttgtctctgactgaacaaagcaggccatattaaactgggttaaatatacaaatccacacagttcaccagtccaatagaatctgtacaacacgttagcaatacttctgctctgtttagacccagaaaatataaaatacttactttagtatgaaatttctgtcgagtgtctaccatggggtcgggatttacggtctgtgaacacgtgcaggaaaagcaacccacacgtgcaaccctgaccgagtgagaacgactcaaacgattcaagaagaggattctgaatcggttcatttaaagaatcattaccaaagccgcttatcttacttcgatggtttgataacaacagcccgtcttacagagtgctgcaggaatgagtcgTGAAACCCAGAAACGATTCAGCGTATTAGCACTTCCGTCAATGGGGTTTTGGGTTAAATGccggaaataaggtctgtggtgaacacaagctcaagatgttttcacgtttatctcgacacacagcctagtgagacactttttattattttaaggtacatttcctgaagaaaatgtgagtggtgcttgccgtggcaaaattcagatcgggtgccaatacttttgagaactGCCCGTGAAGGGCGCCAATAGTTTTGAGAGCTGGACGCATAGGGCACCAATAGATTTGACAGCCggacgcatagggcgccaacagatttgagagctggccgCGTAGGGCGCCAAAAGATTTGAGAGGCGGACgcacagggcgccaatacttttgagaggcggAGATCTAAAAATAGTAGTGATACACAAGCTAGGTTGCAGTCGTGTTTATTAAGGAACGCTACAAGGTTACAGATGTGAGGTTCTGACCTTTACGGTacagtgaggatgagcagaacatctacacagcatggaactgtgaatagactcagtgtctgtggactcgtgtacacacagtttggtgAGATTATGCTACAGGAACAGTCAAAATACACCATGGCCTTGAATGTTTTGGCCCCGTCGTAAACACTAAACAATCACAACTACTCTGGTGAGAGCGAGAAATGACCTCACAGAGTGGTGCGTGTTGACgtccattttatatagttactttctaaacaattaaaaatagactataatatgaacattttaacaaattaataaatagcgcaaaaaacacagcagttaaaacagtgtaaataccctcctttatcaaaagtctgctcttgcacccacactctcgctctgatgccagctggagccgcctcttcatggtcccctcgacctccatctctgcagctttagccgtgaggaggtttctatgaactgcagctttggaataaagcaacacatatcgtaaattcattatgaatcttaagcattaattacacttataccacggtcagtgtgaatactggattctgattggctggaaggtgtgcattataactgtttattgcacaggtaatTCCAGCCAGTTTGATCACCGTGATCATTCCtaaatcttatcacactactttatctgtgtgtctgatttacttcagacaaaattccagatctaaccaCCTAACTTATggaaattaaagtttattttaaacttttaaacttttttctttcc
It encodes:
- the LOC128634232 gene encoding myotubularin-related protein 1 isoform X1; its protein translation is MQTKISVRFSFGHKFQVLIEKEWISFGHKLASRVGLGDENHANSERSPLFVQFIDCVWQMMRQMPLHQNLRELLFLREERGGAPERGHVILLHLLILRAYFSLLT
- the LOC128634232 gene encoding myotubularin isoform X2, whose translation is MQTKISVRFSFGHKFQVLIEKEWISFGHKLASRVGLGDENHANSERSPLFVQFIDCVWQMMRQVKPRAQTKRRHSELFIL